In one window of Mercurialis annua linkage group LG4, ddMerAnnu1.2, whole genome shotgun sequence DNA:
- the LOC126678580 gene encoding uncharacterized protein LOC126678580, which yields MATNEEHQQFIIPDLNLEYSNDLDIDGNIELQQQNLQEQLNYHIPNLNDAINNYTFDLNVLPESPMSVDELPSRTQNQRIKKELNNDERRAIYDMLLEKSVDGKLKRGITNMVAATFSVSVRSIQRIWRQAKQTENGGVSHKKTGNCGRKKVEIDLELIRSVPLHKRTSLESLACSINMSKNRVFNLLKSGAIRRHSNAIKPFLKEENMRARLQFCISMLNESSIPHDPIFKGMYNIIHIDEKWFYMTKKSEKYYLLTVEDVIPLIFKIWNF from the exons ATGGCAACAAATGAAGAACATCAACAGTTTATTATTCCTGATTTAAATTTAGAGTATTCAAATGATTTAGATATTGATGGGAATATCGAATTACAACAGCAGAATTTACAAGAGCAATTAAATTATCACATCCCAAACCTCAACGATGCTATTAACAATTATACTTTCGATCTCAATGTTCTTCCAGAATCTCCAATGAGTGTTG ATGAGTTACCATCACGTACACAAAATCAAAGAATTAAAAAAGAGTTGAACAATGATGAAAGAAGAGCTATATATGACATGCTATTGGAGAAAAGTGTTGATGGAAAATTAAAACGAGGGATTACAAACATGGTGGCTGCAACATTTTCAGTTTCGGTTCGTTCAATTCAACGTATTTGGAGACAAGCTAAACAAACTGAAAATGGTGGAGTATCTCATAAAAAGACGGGAAATTGTGGGCggaaaaaagttgaaattgatTTGGAACTAATTCGGAGTGTCCCTTTACACAAACGGACAAGTTTAGAATCTTTAGCATGTTCTATAAACATGAGCAAAAATAGAGTGTTTAATCTTCTCAAATCTGGTGCCATCCGACGACATTCGAATGCCATTAAGCCTTTTCTAAAAGAGGAAAATATGAGAGCTAGATTACAATTTTGCATTTCGATGCTTAATGAAAGTAGCATTCCTCACGATCCGATTTTTAAAGGAATGTACAACATCATTCATATTGACGAGAAgtggttttatatgacaaaaaaatcagaaaaatacTACTTGTTGACAGTTGAAGatgtaatacccctaattttcaaaatatggaatttttga